The Geoglobus acetivorans genome window below encodes:
- a CDS encoding 3-hydroxyacyl-CoA dehydrogenase NAD-binding domain-containing protein, translating to MKIDTVGVVGFGLMGTQITQFFAQKGLKVVALDVSRDALEKGMAGIRDGRFGLRRLVERGKLSEDEMDEILGRIKTTTDYEDLKDAQLIIEAVFESIELKKQVLGKIAEVADDAIIGSNTSSISITKLSGAVRQPEKFLGIHFFNPAQIQKLVELVRGLLTDRGLMEDIRAWFTELGKVPIMVNDSPGFATTRLGLTLAREALLMVQEGVATPQDIDIGMMLGYGYPMGPLETGDLVGWDTRLRILESLFEMTKDPKWAPPKLLVQLVDAGYTGDPRVKMESRGGIYEYFGQERPTELLKRLGVRK from the coding sequence ATGAAGATTGATACTGTTGGCGTTGTCGGTTTTGGGTTGATGGGAACGCAAATCACACAGTTTTTCGCTCAGAAGGGTCTAAAAGTAGTTGCTCTGGATGTCAGTCGTGATGCTCTGGAAAAGGGGATGGCAGGAATAAGGGACGGCAGATTCGGCCTCAGAAGGCTTGTTGAAAGGGGAAAGCTGAGCGAGGACGAAATGGATGAGATTCTGGGAAGGATCAAAACCACGACAGATTATGAGGATTTGAAGGACGCTCAGCTTATAATAGAGGCTGTTTTCGAGAGCATAGAGCTCAAAAAACAGGTTCTCGGGAAAATAGCCGAAGTGGCGGATGATGCGATCATAGGCTCGAACACATCCTCGATAAGCATAACCAAACTCTCCGGAGCGGTCAGGCAGCCAGAAAAATTCCTCGGAATACATTTCTTCAATCCTGCGCAGATCCAGAAGCTCGTGGAGCTTGTAAGGGGTCTGCTGACTGACCGGGGCCTGATGGAGGATATCAGGGCGTGGTTTACTGAGCTTGGAAAGGTTCCAATCATGGTCAACGACTCTCCCGGATTTGCCACAACACGTCTCGGCCTGACTCTTGCTAGGGAGGCGCTGTTGATGGTGCAGGAAGGTGTAGCAACACCGCAGGACATAGACATCGGGATGATGCTTGGTTACGGATACCCGATGGGACCTCTCGAAACGGGAGACCTTGTTGGCTGGGACACGAGGCTCAGAATACTCGAATCGCTGTTCGAGATGACCAAGGATCCGAAGTGGGCGCCTCCGAAGCTTCTCGTGCAGCTTGTGGATGCGGGCTACACAGGAGACCCGAGGGTGAAGATGGAGAGCAGGGGAGGGATATACGAGTACTTCGGTCAGGAAAGGCCAACCGAACTTTTAAAAAGGCTCGGCGTCAGAAAATAG
- a CDS encoding MaoC/PaaZ C-terminal domain-containing protein, translating to MENLYFEDFEVGMEFETAGRTVTEADIVNFAAISGDWNPIHTDKEFAKNTVFGERIAHGLLTLAIASGLITRMRLVERTIVAYYGIERLRFTKPVFIGDTIKAVVRVVDREEREKYGIVTFEVNVVKQTGDVVLTYISKSAIKKKGGL from the coding sequence ATGGAGAACCTTTATTTTGAGGACTTTGAGGTGGGAATGGAGTTTGAAACTGCCGGCAGGACGGTTACCGAGGCAGACATAGTTAACTTTGCAGCAATATCCGGGGACTGGAATCCCATCCACACCGATAAGGAGTTTGCAAAAAACACCGTTTTCGGGGAGAGGATAGCCCACGGTCTTTTGACCCTCGCAATAGCGAGCGGTCTGATAACGAGAATGAGGCTCGTGGAGAGGACCATAGTGGCATACTATGGAATTGAAAGACTCAGGTTTACCAAACCCGTTTTCATAGGGGATACGATAAAGGCTGTTGTGAGGGTTGTTGACAGGGAAGAGAGGGAAAAGTACGGCATCGTAACCTTTGAAGTCAATGTGGTCAAGCAAACTGGGGATGTGGTTCTAACCTACATCTCAAAATCTGCAATCAAAAAGAAGGGTGGGCTGTAA
- a CDS encoding enoyl-CoA hydratase-related protein, with the protein MTEYKEIIYDKEWYDHTALIAINRPHEHNSYTLTTLREMVSAIEDAMWDDDVQFIVLTGVGNKAFCTGGNVHEYAEEYTKKSSDFWKWGEIYGRVFDMIMHCGKPVIARVNGVTAGGGFEFVAACDLAIASENARFISPGPRVGMTSIGGLSQWLPLHMGIKRTAEIVMLSSEIDAKTAYQWGVVNEVVPLEKLDEKVREYIDRMLDLSASSLWYFKVHLNWWRDLIWRLTWEHGKAWFSLNIGSVEPSEGLWAFKEKRKPRMREIRKKIGEGMDPRYPYGPLMKKCEKCGAEFLPDSSKFCLVCGAELE; encoded by the coding sequence ATGACCGAATATAAGGAGATAATTTACGACAAGGAGTGGTATGACCACACCGCTTTGATAGCCATAAACCGCCCCCACGAACACAACTCCTACACCCTCACGACCCTGCGGGAGATGGTCTCAGCAATTGAGGATGCCATGTGGGACGACGACGTGCAGTTCATAGTTCTGACGGGTGTCGGAAACAAGGCATTCTGCACAGGGGGAAACGTCCACGAGTACGCTGAGGAGTACACTAAAAAATCGTCTGACTTCTGGAAGTGGGGCGAGATTTACGGCAGAGTTTTTGACATGATAATGCACTGCGGGAAGCCCGTAATTGCCAGGGTCAATGGGGTTACGGCAGGAGGAGGCTTCGAGTTTGTTGCTGCCTGTGACCTCGCCATAGCAAGTGAAAACGCCAGATTCATATCTCCCGGTCCACGAGTTGGCATGACCTCGATCGGTGGCCTGTCTCAATGGCTACCGCTCCACATGGGCATCAAGAGAACAGCGGAAATTGTTATGCTGAGCAGCGAGATTGATGCGAAGACGGCATACCAGTGGGGAGTTGTGAACGAGGTTGTCCCACTTGAAAAGCTGGACGAAAAGGTCAGGGAGTACATCGACAGGATGCTCGACCTGTCTGCCTCAAGCCTGTGGTACTTCAAGGTTCACCTGAACTGGTGGAGGGACTTGATCTGGAGGCTCACTTGGGAGCACGGGAAGGCCTGGTTCTCGCTGAACATAGGCAGTGTCGAGCCGTCTGAAGGGCTGTGGGCATTCAAGGAGAAGAGGAAACCGAGAATGAGGGAGATCAGGAAGAAGATCGGCGAGGGAATGGATCCCAGATACCCGTATGGCCCGCTGATGAAAAAATGTGAAAAGTGCGGTGCAGAGTTTCTGCCGGACAGTTCGAAATTCTGCCTTGTCTGCGGGGCGGAACTCGAGTAA
- a CDS encoding acyl-CoA dehydratase activase, whose product MVVLYFAGIDIGSLAIKVCVVDENGDIAGYHIAKTEAKLSESGRKAYLDCLRNAGLDEEDVAFRVATGYGRNLASQHFADEKVTEITCHATGAKEIFRSARTVIDIGGQDSKVIGLSEEGKVVRFTMNDKCAAGTGKFLEVMAERLGVSLDEMSEMHFRSRKKITITSVCTVFAESEVISLLAQGEEAEDIVAGLHESIAKRIYGLVKQVGVVEDVVMTGGVAKNRGVVNAIERELGVKILVPEEPQIAGAYGAALIARDKFKKFKK is encoded by the coding sequence GTGGTGGTTCTGTACTTCGCTGGAATAGATATCGGATCGCTGGCAATCAAGGTCTGTGTTGTGGATGAAAATGGAGACATTGCAGGTTACCACATCGCAAAGACGGAGGCAAAGCTGTCGGAAAGTGGCAGAAAAGCATACCTCGACTGTCTCAGAAATGCCGGGCTTGATGAGGAGGACGTGGCGTTCAGAGTCGCTACAGGTTACGGAAGGAATCTCGCATCCCAGCACTTTGCCGATGAGAAGGTTACGGAAATAACATGCCATGCAACGGGCGCAAAGGAAATTTTCAGGAGTGCCAGGACGGTCATAGACATCGGAGGTCAGGACAGCAAGGTGATCGGGCTATCAGAGGAGGGCAAGGTTGTCAGATTCACGATGAATGACAAGTGTGCAGCAGGGACGGGAAAGTTTCTCGAGGTGATGGCAGAGAGGCTGGGGGTGTCCTTAGACGAGATGAGCGAGATGCACTTCAGAAGCAGAAAAAAAATCACCATAACGAGCGTATGCACTGTTTTTGCCGAAAGTGAGGTGATATCCCTGCTTGCACAGGGTGAGGAGGCTGAGGATATCGTGGCTGGACTTCACGAGTCCATAGCAAAGAGAATATACGGTCTCGTGAAGCAGGTCGGCGTTGTGGAGGATGTCGTGATGACCGGCGGTGTGGCAAAGAACAGAGGAGTCGTGAATGCAATAGAGCGAGAACTGGGTGTGAAGATACTCGTACCGGAAGAGCCTCAGATAGCCGGGGCTTACGGGGCAGCGTTAATCGCACGGGATAAATTCAAAAAATTTAAAAAATAA